The proteins below are encoded in one region of Phaseolus vulgaris cultivar G19833 chromosome 1, P. vulgaris v2.0, whole genome shotgun sequence:
- the LOC137813902 gene encoding bZIP transcription factor 17, with the protein MTESMHAVEPSSEAAELLASDPLFDEFSAEFGSLPFLSMDSLFNSDTLPFASDLEFGMDFDDNNGEFEITFDDLDDICIPSDAEDFLLTDACNPDNTSVLGPIEESSAKNSDSPRSDASVVSGDRSSGVSRFFNSQASDSVSEGNSCKEGSLDAVDVRVSNIPSPESEFCDREESSSGPVSSQGSGNAGSGVYEAINSPSPDSVSFERDITSSHAHEVMDKGVKLEEISGCDLKRKKESCEGSATKHRRFSSSSVDTKTEKQTPSDVNAIDDDDEKRKARLMRNRESAQLSRQRKKHYVEELEEKVRSMNSIIADLSSKISYMVAENATLRQQVGAGVMCAPPPPAPGIYPHPPMAPMPYPWMPCAPYVVKPQGSQVPLVPIPRLKPQQHTSAPKGKKSESKKSEGKTKKVASISFLGLFFFIMLFGGLVPLVDFKFGGLVDNVPDTGLSSYVSDRVHGHGGGKVWSVNGPRNGSERDEEVGFSNERFSVKDKMNYERGRHLGEERGERQGPDDFGRQGNASEPLVASLYVPRNDKMVKIDGNLIIHSIMASEKAMASQTAEAKEKKETGLAIPKDSDSALAIPEVGRLRGQHPHVYRVPAEQRKALGSGSTKALKDHMKSSATDGKMQQWFREGLAGPMLSSGMCTEVFQFDVSPSPGAIVPATSVANLSTEKRQNATSVKKTRNRRTLHGLPDSLTGSSLNITEEHVKNLQKDHLHGNESSMVVSVLVDPKEAGDGDVDVDGMMRPKSLSRIFVVVLIDSVKYVTYSCGLPRASPHLVAAYV; encoded by the exons ATGACCGAGTCAATGCATGCCGTGGAACCGTCGTCAGAGGCGGCGGAGCTGCTGGCCTCCGATCCCTTGTTCGACGAGTTCTCTGCCGAGTTTGGTTCCCTCCCCTTTCTGTCCATGGACTCGCTCTTCAACTCCGACACGCTTCCCTTCGCCTCAGATCTTGAATTCGGCATGGATTTTGATGACAACAATGGGGAGTTCGAAATCACCTTCGACGATCTCGACGACATCTGCATTCCCTCCGACGCCGAGGACTTCCTTCTTACTGACGCATGTAACCCCGACAACACCTCCGTTTTGGGGCCGATTGAGGAATCTTCCGCGAAGAATTCCGATTCTCCGCGTTCTGACGCATCTGTGGTTTCTGGAGATCGGAGCTCCGGCGTTTCAAGGTTTTTCAATTCGCAAGCGTCGGATTCTGTTTCTGAGGGTAATTCGTGCAAAGAAGGTTCGCTTGACGCGGTTGATGTTAGGGTTTCGAACATTCCCTCGCCGGAGTCTGAATTTTGCGACCGGGAGGAGTCTTCTAGTGGACCGGTTTCGTCTCAGGGTTCAGGAAATGCTGGATCGGGTGTGTATGAGGCCATAAACTCGCCCTCGCCTGATTCTGTATCTTTCGAGAGGGACATAACATCGTCTCATGCACATGAAGTTATGGACAAGGGTGTGAAATTGGAGGAAATTTCAGGGTGTGATctgaagaggaagaaagagagttGTGAAGGAAGTGCTACCAAGCACAGAAGGTTCTCTTCCTCCTCGGTGGATACTAAGACCGAGAAACAGACTCCGTCTGATGTGAATGcaattgatgatgatgatgagaaAAGGAAGGCAAGGTTGATGAGGAATAGGGAAAGTGCACAGCTTTCTAGGCAGAGGAAGAAGCATTATGTGGAGGAGCTTGAGGAGAAAGTGAGATCAATGAATTCCATCATTGCTGATCTGAGTAGCAAGATTTCATACATGGTGGCTGAGAATGCTACACTTAGACAGCAAGTGGGTGCTGGTGTGATGTGTGCTCCTCCACCACCTGCTCCTGGGATTTACCCTCATCCTCCAATGGCACCCATGCCTTATCCTTGGATGCCTTGTGCTCCCTATGTTGTCAAGCCTCAAGGATCTCAGGTTCCTTTGGTACCCATTCCTAGGTTGAAGCCTCAGCAGCATACTTCAGCACCCAAAGGTAAAAAGTCCGAGAGTAAGAAGAGTGAGGGGAAAACTAAGAAGGTTGCTAGTATTAGTTTCTTaggtttgtttttctttatcatGCTTTTTGGTGGGCTTGTTCCTCTTGTGGATTTTAAGTTTGGCGGTTTAGTGGACAATGTTCCTGATACTGGTCTATCTAGCTATGTTAGTGATAGGGTGCATGGTCATGGTGGAGGTAAGGTTTGGTCTGTGAATGGTCCTAGGAATGGGTCTGAAAGAGATGAGGAAGTAGGGTTTTCTAATGAGAGGTTTAGTGTTAAAGACAAAATGAATTACGAGAGAGGCCGGCATTTAGGAGAAGAAAGGGGTGAACGGCAGGGCCCTGATGATTTTGGTCGCCAGGGAAATGCCAGCGAACCTCTTGTTGCTTCTTTGTATGTTCCCAGGAATGATAAGATGGTGAAGATTGATGGAAACTTAATTATCCATTCCATTATGGCTAGTGAAAAAGCTATGGCATCTCAAACTGCAGAggcaaaggagaagaaagaaacAGGTTTGGCCATTCCTAAGGATTCGGATTCTGCATTGGCTATTCCTGAAGTTGGAAGACTAAGAGGTCAACATCCACATGTGTATAGGGTTCCTGCGGAACAGAGGAAGGCTCTTGGCTCTGGTTCAACCAAAGCTTTGAAGGACCATATGAAGTCCTCTGCAACTGATGGTAAAATGCAACAGTGGTTCCGTGAAGGTCTTGCAG GGCCAATGTTAAGTTCTGGCATGTGCACTGAAGTTTTCCAGTTTGATGTTTCTCCTAGTCCTGGAGCTATAGTTCCTGCGACATCAGTTGCCAATTTGTCAACCGAAAAGCGTCAGAATGCTACCTCGGTCAAAAAGACCAGGAATAGAAGAACCCTTCATGGGCTTCCAGATTCTCTTACTGGATCGAGTCTGAACATAACAGAAGAACATGTAAAAAACTTGCAGAAAGACCACCTCCATGGTAATGAATCTTCTATGGTGGTTTCAGTCCTTGTTGATCCCAAAGAGGCTGGTGATGGTGATGTTGATGTCGATGGCATGATGAGACCAAAGTCACTCTCTCGAATATTCGTGGTTGTGCTAATTGATAGTGTCAAGTATGTCACTTACTCTTGCGGTCTGCCTCGTGCTTCTCCCCATTTGGTGGCTGCATATGTATGA